Below is a genomic region from Ursus arctos isolate Adak ecotype North America unplaced genomic scaffold, UrsArc2.0 scaffold_32, whole genome shotgun sequence.
CGGGGACCACCCACTCGGACCCATGTCAGCGGGAAGAGAGGCAAGCGGTCCAGGATTGCAGGGGTCCGGGGGAGCCACACCCGAGTGCCAGGTGAATGCAGCCCTGGTACGGGCTCCACCCCCACCCGAGGCCAGTGCCTCCCTGGGGCAGGCGTCCCACCCCCAAGGAAGGCATTCCCCTGGCCGGACCACACAGAGCCAATCCCTGGGAGAGGGGCCAGGAGAAGGCCATGCACTGGGCGTGGGGTTCAGGCCAGCTAAGCTGGGGTGtgaacaggcacagagaggggacACAGCTGCACTCCACACTCTGGGCATGCCCCCCGGGTGGGCAGCCATAGCAGGCACTGCCCTGCCTGCCGCAGAACCCATCCCCTGTCCAGGACAGGCCTGGCCTCATCTCCCCTGCCTGACGCGGGTCACCCATGACATCATGATAGACATTGTGACCCCCACTCTCCTGGGCACATCCCTGCACCATGTCTCCCCCCTAGCTCCAGCCTCACACCCTAGCCCTCCTCCGCACAGAGCCCCTGCCCTATTGGTAAGCAGGGACTCTGCCCACTCTAAGTCTGGCCCTAAATGATGATGACTCTCCCCTCTTGCCCAAGATAGGTTCAGGCCCGCTGGTCAGGACTCAGCCTAGGCTGAGTTGGGCCCAGATGGCTGGGGAGACTGCCCAGGGGCTGCTAGAAACCGGCAGGATGGCCAGACTCAGGATGGACACCTCTCCCAGCAGCCCCCTCAGACCGCACCCTGTTCACAGGCTGGGCCCAGGAGACACCAATGGGGAGCAGCCAAGAGGGACAGCTGCTGTGCTCACCAAGCCAGCCGGGGCGAGATGCAGGTGGGCTTGGGGCCGGGCCGGGGGACAGGACAGCCTCCCGCCAGGCCAGAGCCTCTGACCCCCACCTGCCCGCAGACCTCCTGGACGACACTGACGTTGCCCGGCCTCGGGCCACCATCCCGGAGAGGCCCCTGCTGGAGGGGGAGAAGCGGCCACACGGCGGCAGGCAGGGGCCCTGCTTCTACATCGGAGGCAGCAACGGGGCCTCCATGTGAGTGGGGGGCCCCCGGGGCCCAGCCCAGCCTCGGCCCTGCTGCCTGCGGCCCCCACGTCCCCTCCCCTGGCGTGCCCACCCGCTCCCCGGTCCCCAAGGCCCCAGGGTCACAGCGCTCCTGTGCCCCCGCAGAATCGGCTCCTACTGCAGGAGCAAGGGCTGGCAGCGCATCCAGGACAGCCGGCGCGAGGACTACGCGCTGAAGTGGTGTGAGGTCAAGTGCAGAGACAACTACCACAGCTTCCGGGAAGGTAGCAGGGGAGGGGCCACGGGCTCTGGCCTGCAGCTGCGAGAGCCGCCTGGTCCAGAGCCGGGGGCAAAGCGGGGCCATCGCCCTCCGTGCGGGGAGGCGGAGGCCGCGGTGGGAGGCCGCGGCGGCCTGGGCAGCCTGGCCCCACAGCGCCGCGTGCCAGCCGGGACTCTGCCCACGCCAGGGGAGCAGCTGCTGTACCAGATTCCCAACAACAAGCTCCTCACCACCAAGATCGGGCTGCTCGGCGCCCTGAGGGAGTACTCCAGGGTTGTGAACAAGAGCCACAAGACATCATCACTCTGTGCCCAGGCCAAGTaagcctgcccccgcccccgccccggcacccACCATCCACTCACCACACACCCATGTGTCCTTCAGAGCAGCAGGACGCCACCcgcccaccccatcccacccgtCCTGTGAACCCACCCGCTGCCCTCTTCTAGGCCCCATCCCACCCATCCAACGTGTCCATCGCTGGTCCTGACCACCCTCCTTGGAATCCACCCACTCACCATTCTGTCTGCTCACCCACATCCACCCCAAACACCCGCCACCCACTGCATCCCCCTACCCCCACGGACTACCCAGTGATCTATACACACACCCACTGTCGTCCACCCACCCACCCGTTCCCCAGACCCTCCCACACCACtgtccacctgctcccctcccccacccaccacacaGCTGTGTCTTAGCCACTCAGCACATTCCTCCAACTATGTCTACTCATCTGCCTCTCCATCCAACCAGCTGTTCACcatctgtctccccccacccccaccaggcagGAAGCTCACCCACTCACCTGGCCATCCATGACATCACCTTTACATCTACATGTCCAGCCATCCACCTCCACCCTACCCATTCCAACCACCCTAACCTACTCCCTTCAAGCATCTACCTGTCCACTGGACCACCTGCCCGCCCACCTACTTCCATCCCAAATCCATTTATCCAATCACCCACCTGTCCACGTCCCCACCTATTCATTTCTCCAAACACCCCTGCATCCATTCTCCACACACTACTGGGTGGCCACTCAGGCCAGGCCCTTCCTCTGGGGCGCAGATCTAGAAAGGACACAGCAcctgcccttgaggagctcacCTGGACCAGCCCAGGACACCTCGGGCCACAGAGGTAGATGCATCCAGCCCAGCTGGAGGAGCCATTCCACCCTAAATTGAAGGATGGCCTGGTGGTTGACAAAAAGGGGTTAAAGGACACCCACAAGCCAGGGAAAGAGGTGCGAACTGGGCTGGGGTGTTCAGGGACCCATGCAGACCATTCACTGCATGCTGGACACTGTCCTGGCCTGGGGACACAGCTCTGGACTGTCCGCTCACAATGACTGAGCCAGTGTGGGTTGGAGTGCAGTGGTGAGGTGGGAGACGGGCCAGCGTGTGGGTGAGGCAGCCTGCAGCCTGCAGAGAAGCCAGGTGTGCAAGGACCCAGAAAAGAGTGCTCCTGGCAAGGGAACAGAAGTTGCAGAAGGAacggctggggttgggggaggcaacCAGCTTTCCAGTGGACACTGTCCTCCAGCTGCCCCCAGGTCAGTCCTCTGGTAAGGCTGGCTGGCCTAGCCTGCGGGGAGGGGACAGccctccctgtgtcctccccacctccctgctcccccagggTCCTGAAAATGGAAGAATTTTTCCCGGAGACCTACCGTCTGGACATCAGGGACGAGAGAGAGGCTTTCTTCACTCTGTTTGATGGTGAGAGGCCACGGGACCCCCAGGCCTGTTTTCGGCCGATGGGTTCAGGGATGGACCAAGGACTGGGCTCGGTTAGGGCGGGGCCGAGCCCTGCGAGGTCGAGGTGGGGGCGTGGTCATGGAGGGGAAGGGTGGAGCTAGGTGGGAGATGGGTGGAGGGTCCAGGCTGGGCCTTGTGGAGGCGGAGCCTGGTAGGCGGCGGGATCAAGGCCGGGAGGGCGGTCGGGGGTCTGGGCGTGGTCACCCCGGGGCGTGGTCACTCCGGGGCGGGGCCAGACAGAAGCTCAGGCGGCGCTTCCTACAGAACATCAGATGTGGATCTGCAAGCCCACTGCGTCCAACCAGGGCAAAGGCATATTTCTGCTCAGGAACCAGGAGGAAGTGGCCGCCCTGCAAGTCAAGACGCAGAGCATCGAGGACGACCCCATCCACCGCAAAATGCCGTTCAGGGCGCCTCAGGCGCGGGTCGTGCAGAGGTGTTGGGCATGGACACGGGGCGTCGTTCAGGGTGGGGCTGACCATCGGCCCCGCCGGTGCCTGGGAGAGCTGGTGGGGATCACAGGGCCCACACAGGAGTCCTCGGTCATGGAAAGCTGCGgtgccctcacctgggcccctGTGTTGCCGGCAGAGGTGGGGGTGTCACGACTCGTCCAGGTTGCAGAGgagatgccccccacccccccacccccacacagagGCTCCCGGACATGGGGTTGGGACAGGCAAGCCTTGGTCAGTTTGTTCCccagcctgggccctgcccctcTGTTCTGCAGGAAGGCCAGCCTCTCTCCCatccccagcccagccagccccAGCCTTCGGGCCTGGAGCCAGAGCCGACCACCCCTcctttgctccctctgcctctggacAGAGTCCAGACACTCAGCCTCACACGGGGACATGGAGCAGCAGCAAGCTGGCCTCCGAAGTGTCCCTTCGGACCTCCCCATCTGCCAGTATGACTTCTGCCACGGCTGCTGCCTgagacccctcccctccctttggCCCTCTGGGTCTTTAGACCTACGGCTCCTTCCACCTGGGATGTCTCCACCCTTTAGGGCCTAGTGTCAGCCCTCCcgcctccaggaagtcctccctgCCCACAGGGGCCCACTCTGCTCCCACGCTCAGGGACCCTAGTGAAAACTGCACCTTGGGGGGAGCCCCAGACACGTGCAGTGGGCTGAGATTTAGGGGGCGGGCCACCCTTCCCAATTCCCTGACCTGTTCAGGCTCAGAAATGTCCCTTCAGAAGAGAGGGCCCACAGATCCCTGGGACAAGTGGTGCTGAGGATCTGGTgtgggcctggggggggggggccagggGACACAGACTAGGCTGGCCATGTGCTCAGCCCCCATGTGTCCCCCAGGTACATCCAGAACCCACTTCTACTGGATGGGAAGAAGTTTGATGTGCGCTCCTACCTGCTCATTGCCTGTGCCATGCCGTACATGGTCTTCTTTGGCCATGGCTATGCCCGCCTCACCCTCAGCCTTTATGACCCTCATTCCAGCGACCTCAGCGGCCACTTGACCAACCAGGTAAGGATACGCCACAGACGAGGGCCCTCTCCGCAGCCTTGGGACGAGATCGTTGCTGGAACACAGAGGAGAGTTCAGCTGTAGACTGAAGCTCAGACCCAGAAGTGGCCCCGGCCTGGAGGTGGCCCGCTCTCTCTGATGGTGAGAGGCCGCTGGGCGCCAGACCCGCTCTGGGCAGATGGGCTCAGGGATGGACCAAGGCACGATTAGGGCGGGGCCGGGCCCTGCGACGTCGAGGTGGGGGCGTGGTCATGGAGGGGAAGGCGGGGTCTTGTGGAGGCGGAGCCTGGTAGGCGGAGGGACCAGGACCGGGTGGTTGGGTAGGAAATAAGCTGGGAGGGGTCTGCGTGAGGACCTCAGTGGAGAGACCCTGTGCACAAAGGTCTCTATGAAAGGGCCTTAATGAGAAGGGTCCATGTGGGGGCCTTCCATGACGGGACACGTGATGGTTGAGAGGGTCTCAGCAGGACGGGTCACTGCAGGGCGTCCCAGGGCCTCTGCGGTCTTGCCAGGTAGCTGGGTTAGTGGGGGCGCTCTGTGGGGACCCTCAGCAGGGGCAGGGCCTCTGGGTGTTCTGGAGTGGTGGTCCCAGGTGCCGCACTGCCCTCCAGTTCATGCAGAAGAAGAGCCCCCTCTATGTGCTGCTCAAGGAGGACTCAGTGTGGAGCATGGAGCGCCTCAACCGCCACGTCAACGACACATTCAGGAAGGCCAAAGGGCTGCCCCGAGACTGGGTCTTCACCACCTTCACGGTCCGTGCGCTCCTCCCTAACACCCGCCCGCGGGGAGGGGGCTAAGGGTCAAGACCCCTTATGGGGGGGCGCTGGGCACAAGGTGCTCAGACGTTCCTGGGGGGTGTATCTGCACTCAAGTGTGTGtcacgtgtgcgtgcgtgtgagcTGTGAGATTGGCAGCTGGCCACT
It encodes:
- the TTLL10 gene encoding inactive polyglycylase TTLL10; this translates as MALPPRGTRPQGHHRDRSQPQAEAQVQDPRRHPSLGLGPQAAQRSHRGVGVASSQRSPRPRVPVPAARSRNRFTHRRGPPTRTHVSGKRGKRSRIAGVRGSHTRVPGWAQETPMGSSQEGQLLCSPSQPGRDADLLDDTDVARPRATIPERPLLEGEKRPHGGRQGPCFYIGGSNGASIIGSYCRSKGWQRIQDSRREDYALKWCEVKCRDNYHSFREGEQLLYQIPNNKLLTTKIGLLGALREYSRVVNKSHKTSSLCAQAKVLKMEEFFPETYRLDIRDEREAFFTLFDEHQMWICKPTASNQGKGIFLLRNQEEVAALQVKTQSIEDDPIHRKMPFRAPQARVVQRYIQNPLLLDGKKFDVRSYLLIACAMPYMVFFGHGYARLTLSLYDPHSSDLSGHLTNQFMQKKSPLYVLLKEDSVWSMERLNRHVNDTFRKAKGLPRDWVFTTFTKRMQQIMAHCFQAVKSKLHCKLGYFDLIGCDFLIDENFKVWLLEMNSNPALHTNCEVLKEVIPGVVMETLDLAIETFQKSLRNQKMVPLLSQRRFVLLHNGEGDLWPRLGGPRSALRPPLPPARPACEADCPAPPPFRAADRPGGRRPALPRSPGGAHGRPHSAQRRPRPPGPGPDGAQSGEPGAARPRAGAGDTAREPSPGLAEKEREERKNAGHRGS